The Pseudomonas kermanshahensis genome includes a window with the following:
- a CDS encoding methylated-DNA--[protein]-cysteine S-methyltransferase → MSSAFTFMQSPVGTLTLVARGERLAAVLWEEERENRVRLGELHRDDRCPVLLDTARQLGEYFAGTRRHFDLALDFAGTPFQREVWEALLTIPFGETRSYGDIARQIGNPSAVRAVGAANGRNPISIIAPCHRVIGASGNLTGFAGGLQAKQYLLALEGRESLALAL, encoded by the coding sequence ATGTCCAGCGCCTTCACCTTCATGCAATCCCCCGTTGGCACGCTGACGCTGGTCGCCCGTGGCGAACGGCTGGCAGCCGTGCTCTGGGAGGAGGAGCGGGAAAACCGCGTGCGGCTCGGTGAGCTCCATCGTGATGACCGGTGCCCGGTACTGCTGGACACCGCCCGCCAGCTAGGCGAGTACTTTGCCGGCACGCGGCGACACTTCGACCTGGCGTTGGATTTTGCCGGTACGCCGTTTCAGCGCGAGGTGTGGGAGGCATTGCTGACCATTCCTTTCGGTGAAACCCGCAGTTACGGCGACATTGCCCGGCAGATCGGCAACCCTAGCGCGGTCCGTGCGGTAGGCGCGGCCAATGGCCGTAACCCGATCTCCATCATTGCGCCGTGCCACCGGGTAATTGGTGCTTCAGGCAACCTCACCGGCTTTGCCGGAGGGCTTCAGGCGAAGCAATACCTGCTGGCGCTGGAAGGCAGAGAAAGCCTGGCCTTGGCACTCTGA
- a CDS encoding lipopolysaccharide biosynthesis protein: MNTLPSQPSAERGAFSSFEACRNTQQGPVVILASGASARHFPLADFAHLPIIAMNGSVAMTAEHGVKPFFYVCTDKSFGLQQPDLFATALRDSQRLALWPEQFEGADIPAASECYTLHKAHTPGLLDGVRGHGDSCVCSRALWSKRARSIAFSKDLSQGFFDARTVAYVALQLAYHLGFEEVLLVGVDLDQTVGRFYETEEGQHSPCGLDQHWDSRILPSLTLMARQVVNEHFHVYNLSAASRIPAELIPKVNLSEARRIAGCGIG; encoded by the coding sequence ATGAACACACTTCCGTCGCAGCCCAGTGCTGAACGCGGGGCGTTCTCCAGTTTCGAGGCGTGTCGCAATACTCAGCAAGGCCCCGTGGTGATTCTGGCCTCGGGTGCTTCAGCCAGGCATTTCCCGCTGGCTGATTTTGCCCATCTGCCGATCATTGCCATGAACGGTTCAGTCGCCATGACAGCAGAGCATGGCGTGAAACCGTTTTTCTACGTGTGCACCGACAAAAGCTTCGGCCTGCAGCAACCTGATCTGTTTGCCACCGCCCTGCGTGACAGCCAACGGCTCGCGCTGTGGCCAGAGCAATTCGAGGGTGCCGACATACCAGCTGCTAGCGAATGCTATACCTTGCACAAGGCGCACACACCCGGCCTGCTCGACGGTGTGCGCGGGCACGGTGACAGTTGCGTCTGCAGCCGCGCATTGTGGAGCAAACGGGCACGGTCGATCGCCTTCAGCAAAGACTTGTCGCAGGGTTTTTTCGATGCCCGCACAGTCGCCTACGTGGCGCTGCAACTGGCTTATCACCTGGGGTTCGAAGAGGTGCTGCTGGTGGGGGTCGACCTTGACCAGACGGTGGGGCGCTTCTACGAGACCGAAGAAGGGCAACATTCACCGTGCGGACTGGACCAGCATTGGGACAGCCGCATCCTGCCGTCACTGACATTGATGGCGCGGCAAGTGGTCAATGAGCATTTTCACGTCTACAACCTGTCGGCGGCGTCGCGCATCCCGGCCGAACTGATCCCCAAGGTCAACCTGTCAGAAGCCAGGCGGATTGCCGGCTGCGGGATTGGTTGA
- a CDS encoding GNAT family N-acetyltransferase: protein MPQFDWLANHMNHCNAFAQWIHQQFTYEFDGIDLSRWQHEFAEGQGNGDWQCLIALEQGQLLGGAALAAQDLPSRPDLGPWLACVFVDPAARGAGIAEHLIERLCAHARTAGFETLYLHTHDKQAYYEKRGWTVIEQFEAWGNKQWLMSRTLR, encoded by the coding sequence ATGCCTCAATTTGATTGGCTCGCGAATCACATGAACCATTGCAACGCCTTCGCTCAGTGGATTCATCAGCAATTCACGTATGAGTTCGACGGCATCGACCTTTCGCGATGGCAGCACGAGTTCGCAGAAGGCCAGGGCAATGGTGACTGGCAATGCCTGATTGCCCTAGAGCAAGGCCAGTTGTTGGGCGGTGCCGCTCTAGCAGCCCAAGACTTGCCTTCCCGCCCGGACCTCGGCCCTTGGCTTGCCTGCGTGTTCGTTGACCCGGCAGCCAGAGGAGCCGGTATCGCCGAGCACCTGATTGAGCGCCTATGTGCCCATGCGCGCACTGCCGGCTTCGAAACCTTGTACCTGCACACCCATGATAAACAGGCTTACTATGAGAAGCGTGGCTGGACGGTCATTGAGCAGTTCGAGGCGTGGGGCAACAAGCAGTGGCTGATGTCACGCACGCTTCGCTGA
- a CDS encoding sigma-70 family RNA polymerase sigma factor, with the protein MSADSPASNSVGSLYAEHSPWLLGWLRKRMGNHCDAADLVQDTFVKLLKARTVDEIREPRHYLSKVAKGLMIDLFRRRSLEQAYLEALASLPPDHVPSSEAQAMMFDTLVELDRMLAGLGAKVREVFVLAQLEGIPYAQIAERLHISLRSVNNHMAKAMEHVCLMQWEQFE; encoded by the coding sequence ATGTCGGCCGACTCGCCTGCCTCAAACTCTGTCGGCTCGCTCTACGCTGAGCATAGCCCTTGGCTCCTCGGCTGGTTGCGCAAACGCATGGGCAACCATTGCGATGCTGCCGATTTGGTACAGGATACGTTCGTCAAACTACTGAAAGCACGAACAGTGGATGAGATCCGCGAGCCGCGGCACTACCTGTCTAAGGTAGCCAAAGGCTTGATGATCGACCTGTTCCGCCGTCGCTCGCTCGAACAGGCGTATCTGGAGGCCTTGGCCAGCCTGCCTCCCGATCATGTTCCAAGTTCCGAGGCCCAGGCGATGATGTTCGATACCCTGGTCGAGCTGGACCGTATGCTGGCCGGCCTGGGTGCCAAGGTACGGGAAGTGTTCGTGCTGGCACAGTTAGAGGGCATCCCTTATGCGCAGATTGCTGAACGCCTGCATATTTCACTGCGCTCGGTGAACAACCATATGGCCAAGGCCATGGAGCATGTCTGCCTGATGCAGTGGGAGCAATTCGAGTGA
- a CDS encoding FecR domain-containing protein: MSSVPTAPQRQAIREAARWYTRLSAEEADRDDQARWQTWYDSSPLHREAWLRMLAVSDSFSGLPGRLAASTLLEAGHARRQVLYGLAVLLGGGVLGGLGWRSDARQAWTADYRTGVGELLTLRLGDGSQMSMDTDTAVDLYFDDRQRRLVVRRGQVLISTARDSIARPFMVDTRDGRVLALGTRFMVSVDDLNSEVAVLEKAVEVSASGRHGVRLEAGQRATFGPQGVGPLRANDAAVAAWAQGSLVAIDTPLAELLAQLSRYRPGLLSCDPAVARMKISGAFPISDTDLALTALENAFPLKVLRRTRFWVTVVPNS; this comes from the coding sequence GTGAGTAGCGTGCCGACGGCACCCCAGCGCCAGGCCATTCGTGAGGCGGCGCGGTGGTATACGCGACTGTCAGCCGAGGAGGCCGACAGGGATGATCAGGCGCGATGGCAGACTTGGTACGACAGCAGCCCGCTGCATCGTGAGGCGTGGCTGCGTATGCTGGCCGTCAGCGACAGCTTTTCCGGCTTGCCGGGCCGCCTTGCTGCGTCAACCTTGTTGGAGGCTGGGCATGCTCGTCGGCAAGTACTGTACGGGTTGGCCGTCCTGCTTGGCGGTGGCGTGCTCGGCGGCCTTGGCTGGCGCAGCGACGCACGCCAAGCCTGGACTGCTGACTACCGCACCGGTGTGGGAGAACTGCTTACATTGCGGTTGGGCGATGGCAGCCAGATGTCGATGGATACCGACACAGCCGTGGACCTTTATTTCGATGACCGGCAGCGACGCTTGGTAGTTCGCCGCGGCCAGGTGCTGATCAGCACGGCCCGCGATAGCATTGCCCGGCCGTTCATGGTGGACACCCGCGATGGCCGGGTGCTCGCGCTGGGTACTCGATTCATGGTCAGTGTCGACGACCTGAACAGTGAAGTGGCGGTGCTGGAAAAGGCCGTCGAGGTTTCTGCAAGCGGTAGGCATGGCGTGCGCCTGGAAGCCGGCCAACGGGCAACGTTCGGGCCGCAGGGAGTGGGTCCGCTGCGTGCCAACGATGCCGCTGTGGCTGCTTGGGCGCAAGGCAGCCTGGTGGCCATCGACACGCCATTGGCAGAGTTGCTGGCGCAGCTGTCACGCTACCGTCCCGGTTTGTTGAGTTGCGACCCGGCAGTGGCGCGAATGAAAATCTCCGGCGCATTTCCCATTAGCGACACCGATCTGGCCCTGACCGCGCTGGAAAATGCCTTTCCACTCAAAGTCCTACGGCGCACTCGCTTCTGGGTGACTGTGGTGCCAAACAGCTGA
- a CDS encoding TonB-dependent siderophore receptor, with protein sequence MSTTQHPALALAVHLAVAGLCTGLGSAIAAPATYEQTRTYDIAPGLLTEVLGQFASAAGVVLSFDGANTSGRRSAGLKGSYNVESGFATLLAGSNLQAVRQANGVYLLVAGGEGAVVLGATSITGQALGSTTEGTGSYTTGALQSATKLPLSIRETPQSVTVITRQRMDDQSMRSLDDVVQATPGLRMSAARPANSEYFSRGFPITNLMFDGLPTTYNADWVAAADMAPYDRVEIVRGATGMMQGAGNPSAAINMVRKRPTQQFQGSITGSAGSWDNYRGELDLSGPLNESASVRGRFVGAYQDKDSYQDYSGRERGLFYGITEFDLTDSTTLTLGASNQNDNNNINWGGLPVNRDGSHVGYSRSTNVGYDWSYQDIDNTTVFAELDHRFDNDWRLHLAASKNWSDFAMQGAVFERTGTPAAEVFRQRVFNQRRDYDQSTYDLYATGPFKLFDRQHELVVGASKREVKTSAHGGTVFLPVDNLFSVNSGGVSKPSVADIYTLSEHVEQEGVYATTRLSLADPLKLIVGARLDWYDNQSVYSEINDGYYTNADYKVTRNVTRYAGVIYDLDDHHSVYASYTDIFMPQSELARDASIIRPIEGKNYEIGIKGEYLDGALNASMAIFQIDQENRAAESSDQAGCTVFTCYEASGKVRTQGIDLELMGALSPNWQVAAGYTYSQTQYRKDADNAKEGTKFDTDLPEHLFKLSTTYTLPGDLHKWRIGGNVYAQSSIFNKGSNAFGNYHIDQGAYAVYGLMAGYKVSEKLDTRLNVNNVFDKKYYQGIASNNTWSPYDVYGEPRNFTVTAKYSF encoded by the coding sequence ATGAGCACCACGCAACATCCAGCACTGGCGTTAGCGGTTCACCTGGCCGTGGCTGGGCTGTGCACCGGTCTGGGCAGTGCAATCGCTGCACCGGCAACTTACGAGCAGACCCGCACCTACGACATAGCGCCCGGCCTGCTGACCGAGGTATTGGGACAATTCGCAAGCGCCGCCGGGGTAGTGCTGTCGTTCGACGGGGCCAACACCTCGGGGCGACGTTCCGCCGGGCTTAAGGGCAGCTATAACGTCGAAAGCGGTTTTGCCACTCTACTTGCCGGCAGCAACCTACAGGCAGTGCGCCAGGCGAACGGCGTTTACTTGCTGGTAGCGGGAGGGGAAGGTGCTGTAGTGCTTGGTGCTACTAGCATCACCGGGCAGGCGCTAGGCAGTACCACCGAAGGAACGGGTTCTTACACTACGGGCGCTTTGCAGAGCGCCACCAAGTTGCCTCTGTCCATACGCGAAACACCCCAGTCGGTAACGGTCATTACACGCCAGCGCATGGACGATCAGTCAATGCGCAGCCTTGATGATGTGGTGCAAGCCACGCCTGGCCTGCGTATGTCGGCGGCACGCCCTGCCAACAGTGAATACTTCTCGCGCGGTTTTCCCATCACCAATCTGATGTTTGACGGTCTGCCGACCACCTACAACGCTGACTGGGTTGCAGCGGCTGACATGGCCCCTTACGACCGCGTCGAGATCGTGCGCGGCGCTACCGGCATGATGCAGGGCGCGGGTAACCCGTCGGCGGCCATCAACATGGTGCGCAAAAGGCCCACCCAACAGTTCCAGGGCAGCATTACCGGCTCGGCGGGTAGTTGGGACAACTACCGAGGTGAACTTGATCTCAGTGGCCCGCTCAACGAAAGCGCTAGCGTGCGTGGCCGTTTCGTGGGCGCTTACCAAGACAAGGACAGCTATCAGGACTACTCAGGCCGTGAGCGGGGCCTGTTCTATGGCATCACCGAGTTCGACCTGACCGACAGCACTACGCTGACCTTGGGTGCATCGAATCAGAACGACAATAACAACATCAACTGGGGTGGGCTGCCGGTCAACCGGGACGGCAGCCACGTCGGTTACTCCCGCTCCACCAACGTCGGTTACGACTGGAGTTATCAGGATATCGACAACACGACGGTGTTCGCTGAGCTTGATCACCGATTTGACAACGACTGGCGCCTGCACCTGGCAGCGTCCAAGAACTGGTCCGATTTCGCTATGCAGGGGGCAGTGTTCGAGCGCACCGGCACGCCTGCTGCGGAGGTCTTTCGCCAGCGGGTGTTCAACCAACGTCGCGACTACGATCAATCCACGTACGATCTGTATGCCACCGGGCCGTTCAAGCTGTTCGATCGTCAACATGAACTGGTGGTGGGTGCCAGCAAGCGTGAAGTCAAGACCAGCGCACACGGCGGCACAGTATTCCTGCCTGTCGACAACCTGTTCAGCGTCAATTCCGGCGGTGTAAGCAAACCTTCCGTGGCTGATATTTACACCCTCAGTGAGCATGTCGAACAGGAAGGGGTGTATGCAACCACACGACTGAGCCTTGCTGACCCGCTCAAGCTAATTGTGGGCGCGCGCCTGGACTGGTACGACAACCAGTCGGTGTACAGCGAGATCAACGATGGTTACTACACCAACGCCGACTACAAGGTCACCCGTAATGTTACCCGCTACGCTGGCGTCATCTACGACTTGGACGATCATCACTCGGTCTACGCCAGTTACACCGATATCTTCATGCCCCAGTCGGAACTCGCACGTGACGCCTCCATCATCCGACCGATCGAAGGCAAGAACTACGAAATCGGTATCAAGGGTGAATACTTAGATGGCGCGCTCAATGCCAGCATGGCCATCTTCCAGATCGACCAGGAGAACCGTGCGGCAGAGTCGTCGGACCAGGCCGGCTGCACCGTCTTCACCTGCTACGAAGCATCCGGAAAAGTTCGGACGCAAGGTATCGACCTGGAATTGATGGGGGCGTTGAGCCCAAATTGGCAAGTTGCCGCTGGCTATACCTACTCGCAAACCCAGTACCGCAAGGATGCCGACAACGCCAAAGAAGGCACCAAGTTCGACACCGATCTGCCCGAGCACCTGTTCAAGCTCAGCACCACCTACACCTTGCCGGGTGATCTGCATAAGTGGCGTATCGGCGGCAATGTCTATGCCCAAAGCAGCATTTTCAACAAAGGTTCGAACGCGTTCGGCAACTACCACATCGATCAGGGAGCCTACGCTGTTTATGGGCTGATGGCCGGCTACAAGGTAAGCGAGAAGCTCGACACACGGCTGAACGTCAACAATGTGTTCGACAAGAAGTACTATCAGGGGATTGCCAGCAATAACACGTGGAGCCCCTACGACGTTTACGGTGAGCCACGCAACTTCACCGTGACGGCCAAGTACAGCTTCTGA
- a CDS encoding Y-family DNA polymerase yields the protein MRSDQVFALIDCNSFYASCERVFRPDLAKTPIVVLSNNDGCVIARSYDAKPFVKMGEPFFQAKDKLRRYGIMAFSSNYALYGDMSERVMTLIESMVPATEIYSIDECFANLSGIQENLTQFGRKLRSRILQCTGIPVGVGIAGTKTLAKLANHTAKRLQAQTGGVVDITDPFKRDWVLRNTEVKEVWGVGRRMTAHLEAMGIHTAMDLAKADAWTLRQKFSVVVEKTARELAGTPCLELDEAEPPKQEICCSRMFGKRLTELAPIKQAVATYVGRAAEKLRAQGSVCKRMRVSIRTGMFNPDEAHHAQGALVELPYPTCDTLLMTRLATEAVDRIFRPGFRYSKAEVLLMDLRQPGEFSEDLFALKQSVACDRLMQVMDDINERWGRGTMRAASVPATPDWGMRREMMSQSYTTRIDQLWTVKC from the coding sequence ATGCGCAGTGACCAGGTGTTTGCGCTTATCGACTGCAACTCGTTCTACGCGAGTTGCGAGCGAGTGTTTCGACCAGACCTGGCCAAGACCCCGATCGTCGTACTGAGCAACAACGATGGCTGCGTGATTGCCAGGTCATACGATGCAAAGCCTTTCGTGAAGATGGGCGAACCGTTTTTCCAGGCGAAGGACAAGCTACGCCGGTACGGCATCATGGCTTTCAGCAGTAACTACGCGCTGTACGGTGACATGAGCGAGCGCGTCATGACGCTGATTGAGTCGATGGTGCCTGCCACCGAGATCTACAGCATCGACGAGTGCTTCGCAAACCTATCGGGTATTCAGGAAAACCTGACCCAGTTCGGGCGAAAGCTGCGGTCTAGGATTCTCCAGTGCACCGGAATCCCCGTGGGTGTCGGCATTGCCGGCACAAAGACACTCGCGAAGCTAGCCAATCACACCGCCAAACGACTGCAGGCACAAACCGGAGGAGTGGTGGATATCACCGATCCGTTCAAGCGCGACTGGGTACTACGGAATACCGAAGTGAAAGAGGTGTGGGGCGTAGGCCGGCGGATGACCGCCCACCTCGAGGCGATGGGCATCCACACGGCGATGGATCTAGCCAAGGCTGATGCCTGGACGCTGCGACAGAAATTCAGTGTGGTGGTGGAGAAGACTGCCCGCGAGCTGGCTGGTACGCCGTGCTTGGAGCTGGACGAGGCCGAGCCCCCGAAACAGGAAATCTGCTGCAGCCGAATGTTCGGGAAGCGTCTTACTGAGCTGGCGCCCATCAAGCAGGCAGTGGCTACGTACGTTGGCCGAGCAGCGGAAAAGCTCCGGGCCCAGGGTTCAGTGTGCAAGCGCATGCGCGTCAGCATCCGCACCGGCATGTTCAACCCGGACGAGGCGCACCACGCTCAGGGCGCCCTGGTTGAGCTTCCATATCCCACCTGCGACACGCTGCTGATGACCCGGTTGGCAACAGAAGCGGTCGACCGTATCTTTAGGCCCGGATTTCGGTACAGCAAGGCCGAGGTACTGCTGATGGACCTGCGGCAACCGGGTGAATTTTCAGAGGACTTGTTTGCGCTTAAGCAATCAGTGGCATGTGACCGACTGATGCAGGTGATGGATGACATCAACGAGCGCTGGGGGAGGGGGACAATGCGGGCCGCGAGCGTGCCAGCGACGCCAGACTGGGGAATGAGGAGGGAGATGATGAGTCAATCCTACACGACGAGGATCGATCAGCTGTGGACGGTGAAGTGTTGA
- a CDS encoding LexA family protein, whose protein sequence is MTITFLGTPTGGTEPLPLYSFHVPAGFPSPAADHLEGHISLDELFDLRAPHVYLVKVEGDSMQGAGIYSGDLVIVDRGREAEHDDIVIAAVNSEPVCKRLHRRDGVVILKSENPAYPPRYIMEGDDLVVWGVVRYSVRDHAQ, encoded by the coding sequence ATGACCATCACATTTCTTGGTACGCCCACTGGCGGTACCGAACCGCTACCGCTGTATTCGTTTCACGTCCCAGCCGGTTTCCCTTCGCCTGCTGCGGACCATTTGGAAGGTCATATTTCCCTTGATGAGCTATTCGACCTCCGCGCGCCCCATGTGTATCTGGTAAAAGTTGAAGGCGACAGCATGCAAGGCGCTGGCATCTACTCTGGCGACCTCGTCATCGTAGACCGCGGCCGTGAGGCAGAGCACGACGACATTGTCATTGCTGCCGTTAACAGCGAGCCGGTGTGCAAGCGTTTGCACCGACGCGACGGCGTGGTGATCCTCAAGTCGGAGAATCCGGCGTATCCGCCTCGGTACATCATGGAAGGCGATGATCTCGTCGTATGGGGCGTTGTGCGTTACAGCGTTCGTGATCATGCGCAGTGA
- a CDS encoding SOS response-associated peptidase: MCGRYSIYESMDHYLRQLSLDLVVINGYDHEPISRYNVAPTTRVEVIRQVDGGLCVDRVKWGWSPFWAKGKRPDPINARAETVVTGKFFKGLWPNGRALAPANGWFEWLPDLADPKRKQPYYITGADGAPLYFAALAEVHQSLEPDEHDGFVIITAAADQGLVDIHDRKPLVLTPEVAKEWLDPATTPERAAEIVEAGCRPAQDFRWFPVGKAVGNVRNQGPELIEPVSEESRQGDLEL, translated from the coding sequence ATGTGCGGACGGTACTCGATCTACGAGTCAATGGATCACTACCTGCGCCAGCTATCGCTGGACCTGGTCGTGATAAATGGCTACGACCACGAGCCAATCAGTCGCTACAACGTGGCGCCGACTACCCGCGTCGAGGTCATACGCCAGGTAGATGGTGGACTGTGCGTGGATCGGGTCAAGTGGGGATGGTCGCCATTTTGGGCGAAGGGGAAACGTCCTGATCCGATCAATGCTCGGGCCGAGACAGTGGTGACAGGAAAATTCTTTAAGGGCCTGTGGCCGAACGGCAGAGCCCTGGCGCCTGCAAATGGCTGGTTTGAGTGGCTCCCTGATCTAGCGGACCCGAAGCGCAAACAGCCCTACTACATCACGGGCGCCGACGGCGCCCCGCTGTACTTCGCTGCACTTGCTGAGGTGCACCAGAGCCTCGAGCCGGATGAGCACGATGGGTTCGTGATCATCACAGCAGCAGCCGATCAAGGGCTCGTAGACATCCACGACAGAAAGCCCCTAGTGCTGACGCCAGAAGTGGCCAAGGAATGGTTAGACCCAGCCACAACGCCTGAGCGCGCGGCGGAGATCGTCGAGGCAGGATGCCGGCCCGCTCAGGATTTTCGCTGGTTCCCTGTAGGTAAAGCGGTCGGCAACGTGCGCAACCAAGGGCCAGAACTGATTGAACCGGTCAGTGAGGAGAGCCGCCAGGGCGACCTAGAGCTCTAA
- a CDS encoding DNA adenine methylase has protein sequence MTNPIIPWMGGKRRLADRLIPLFPAHECYVEVFAGGAALYFMRPQPAQVEVLNDLNGDLVNLYRVVQNHLEEFVRQFKWALSSRQIFEWKKMARPETLTDIQRAARFFYLQQHAFAGKVTGQTFGTATTGPAINLLRIEENLSAAWQRMAGTYVENLSWLDCAERYDRAHTFFYMDPPYWQTAGYGVDFPFDQYERMAEFMRTCKGKVMVSINDHPDIRRVFDGFHFECVDIRYTTTNQRQGKAEMAGELIIMNWTPAELGQLF, from the coding sequence TTGACTAACCCAATTATCCCTTGGATGGGCGGCAAGCGCCGCCTGGCCGACCGCTTGATTCCGCTTTTCCCTGCTCATGAATGCTATGTCGAGGTCTTCGCCGGCGGCGCCGCCCTCTATTTCATGCGCCCGCAACCCGCCCAAGTGGAGGTCTTGAATGATCTCAACGGCGACCTGGTGAATCTATACCGAGTAGTCCAGAACCATCTGGAGGAATTTGTCCGGCAGTTCAAATGGGCGCTGTCGTCACGGCAGATCTTCGAGTGGAAAAAGATGGCGAGACCGGAGACGCTGACCGATATCCAGCGCGCGGCCCGTTTCTTCTATCTGCAGCAGCACGCCTTCGCTGGGAAGGTTACTGGGCAGACATTCGGTACCGCCACCACTGGCCCTGCCATCAACCTGCTGCGCATAGAAGAGAACCTTTCTGCAGCCTGGCAAAGGATGGCCGGCACCTACGTGGAGAACCTTTCATGGCTCGACTGCGCTGAGCGTTATGATCGAGCGCATACGTTCTTCTACATGGATCCGCCTTATTGGCAGACCGCAGGATATGGGGTCGACTTCCCGTTCGATCAATATGAGCGCATGGCCGAGTTCATGCGCACATGCAAAGGCAAGGTGATGGTGAGCATCAACGATCACCCTGATATTCGCCGTGTTTTCGATGGCTTCCACTTTGAGTGCGTGGATATTCGCTACACAACGACCAACCAGCGTCAGGGCAAGGCTGAGATGGCCGGTGAGTTAATTATCATGAACTGGACGCCAGCGGAGTTGGGGCAACTGTTCTGA
- a CDS encoding DUF2514 family protein, translating to MAQLLRLVLTWRWWLAALLLVAAGQQYRVLVAQGETGAARGQMADYRLEVAERDQRAAAQARQEEQRRAKAQEEARAHAHEERTIAYAGAAGADSAGQRLRSEAGQFAAAVSCPGLDTAAVGRGQATTRAAMVLSDLLARADERAGELAAALDQARVAGQQCEREYDALVAKRAAVSARE from the coding sequence ATGGCGCAGTTGTTGAGGCTTGTGCTGACCTGGCGCTGGTGGCTGGCAGCGCTGCTGCTTGTCGCCGCTGGTCAGCAGTATCGCGTCCTGGTCGCCCAGGGTGAAACCGGTGCCGCGCGCGGCCAGATGGCCGACTACCGCCTGGAGGTGGCCGAGCGTGACCAGCGAGCTGCAGCACAGGCAAGGCAGGAAGAGCAACGACGCGCCAAAGCGCAGGAGGAGGCGAGAGCCCATGCCCATGAAGAACGAACGATTGCTTATGCTGGTGCTGCTGGCGCCGATTCTGCTGGCCAGCGGTTGCGCAGTGAAGCCGGCCAGTTCGCCGCCGCCGTCAGTTGCCCCGGCCTGGATACCGCCGCTGTCGGCCGAGGCCAGGCAACCACCCGCGCCGCCATGGTGCTCTCCGACCTGCTCGCACGGGCTGACGAAAGAGCGGGAGAGCTGGCGGCAGCGCTTGACCAGGCCAGAGTTGCCGGCCAGCAGTGCGAGCGTGAGTATGACGCCCTAGTCGCAAAGCGGGCGGCAGTAAGTGCCCGCGAATAA
- a CDS encoding DUF6527 family protein — MTIKTIGRCLGQAHDGSLWFFCKGCDQPHSVKVGLGPGPRWGYNENPEAPTFTPSVLVRWNEWEEAKVCHSFVTDGRIQYLADCTHALAGQTVDLPDWEASWRSC; from the coding sequence ATGACCATCAAAACGATAGGCCGCTGCCTGGGCCAGGCCCATGACGGCTCGCTGTGGTTCTTCTGCAAGGGCTGTGACCAGCCGCACAGTGTGAAGGTCGGCTTGGGACCAGGTCCGCGCTGGGGCTACAACGAGAACCCCGAGGCTCCGACCTTCACCCCGTCGGTTCTGGTGCGCTGGAATGAGTGGGAAGAGGCCAAGGTGTGCCACTCGTTCGTCACCGATGGTCGCATCCAGTACCTCGCCGACTGCACCCACGCGCTGGCCGGCCAGACGGTGGACCTGCCGGATTGGGAGGCGTCATGGCGCAGTTGTTGA
- a CDS encoding glycoside hydrolase family protein yields MARLTETQAGGANVLRFLDLIAFFEGTSIVRASDDGYNVLYGGGLFQGYADHPRRRLTFPINGKPVTSTAAGRYQLLERYWDAYRVSLHLAGGFTPENQDRIALQQIRERKALDDIKAGRIQQAVAKCSNIWASFPGNNYGQNPYRLDKLLGRWVELGGGLS; encoded by the coding sequence ATGGCCAGACTCACCGAAACCCAGGCCGGAGGCGCGAACGTGCTCCGGTTTCTAGACCTCATCGCTTTCTTTGAAGGCACCTCAATCGTGAGGGCAAGCGACGACGGGTACAACGTGTTGTACGGCGGCGGCCTGTTCCAAGGCTATGCCGATCACCCGCGGCGCAGGCTGACTTTCCCCATCAACGGCAAGCCGGTGACCAGCACGGCAGCAGGCCGGTACCAACTGCTCGAGCGCTACTGGGATGCGTACCGGGTGAGCCTACACCTGGCTGGCGGATTCACGCCGGAGAACCAGGACCGTATCGCGCTGCAGCAGATCCGAGAGCGCAAGGCCCTGGACGACATCAAGGCAGGCCGCATCCAGCAGGCCGTCGCCAAGTGCTCGAACATCTGGGCGAGCTTTCCCGGCAACAACTACGGCCAGAACCCGTACCGCCTGGACAAGCTGCTTGGGCGCTGGGTCGAACTTGGCGGGGGGCTGTCATGA